A single region of the Lactobacillus isalae genome encodes:
- the smc gene encoding chromosome segregation protein SMC: protein MPLQQLVLNGFKSFADKTTIRFNNGITGIVGPNGSGKSNITEAIRWVMGEGSAKSLRGENMKDVIFAGSQMRAPMNHAEVELVFDNRDHQLASDDEEVVVTRKILRNGESDYLLNHHPVRLKDVRTLFIESGMSSDSLGIISQGKVDEILNSKPQQRRGIFEEAAGVLHFKQQKEIALKQLDKTNANLIRINDLVKELEGRIEPLHEQSSLAKEYKFQKDQLDHKLKQLLGLEIESLNEEKKAVAKKAAANQDILNKLDDEVKQSQADLEEKRKQSNERHAEKDEKQQELLSLTQKIAGLTTDLQMHQQSREYDVATQKEYKTQADELKERQKLLLDQLDTNQKDLTSQNKVLAEFLKKQKNLKQELKQGPEQLNNQLEKVRSDYIQTLQDQTSNNNEIVYLKNELTRSQKSSDNRQQEVEGQLADAEQVLAELKKQGHDLVLKRKQLNEEISSLDQKIAQESNLKDQNEQSYLRVRNNLQQISAQVEGLRRIRDRHEGYYYGVKYVLNHQSDFHGIVGVIGELISFPAELEAALSTALGGGVQDLVTIDQNSARDAINLLKRTRTGRATFLPLDGLRHNEIASSTLKSLQSIEGFKGVAADLVTAKTDVDISNAISYLLGNVLVVDTIDTALRVQRRIGRYYRIVTLDGDIISPGGSMTGGTRNTRNNSPLATNAEIDKLTAQIKTGKKEFDKLQTALNELNQKLADLQADLETKNNELTSLNQKISEQAIKYENEEKEVKRLTQLNDLQQKAQLEKKQEEAELTGRLEKEQSKKDKLEKLAQEQRAKMDQLKTDLADFDEAYQKLQTELSNLNSDLAVVKNKLENINAKKAELEEQLSNTNSRLKDIDEKIKALTLSQNGQSESEIEEQVAELSKQKKEMQDALAEINKDLGKFDAQINNLDQVATRNYNLRKNTAAEQEEYSAKLGELKSQINQKLGTLSEEYSLTFEAALQLSKGQNTTELRKKLEREVHLHKMSLADIGEVNLNSIEEYEDVKTRYDFLNGQQTDLLNARKDIEESMSKLDDEVKSRFSATFHQIEKSFAKIFPIMFDGGHARLELTDPKNLLETGIEIIAQPPGKKSQKLTLLSGGERALTAITLLFAMLQVNPVPFCILDEVEAALDETNVDRFAQFLNHYDMKTQFIVITHRRGTMQKADNLYGIVMQESGISKVLSVSLNEIKKEVN from the coding sequence GTGCCACTACAACAATTAGTTTTAAATGGTTTTAAGTCTTTTGCTGATAAGACGACAATTAGATTTAATAATGGTATTACGGGAATCGTTGGCCCAAATGGTAGTGGAAAAAGTAACATTACTGAAGCAATTCGCTGGGTAATGGGTGAAGGTTCTGCCAAGTCCTTACGTGGTGAAAATATGAAGGATGTTATTTTCGCTGGTAGTCAAATGCGTGCGCCGATGAATCATGCAGAAGTTGAGTTGGTTTTTGATAATCGTGACCACCAACTAGCTTCTGATGATGAGGAAGTTGTCGTAACAAGAAAAATTTTGCGTAACGGCGAAAGTGACTATCTTTTAAACCACCATCCTGTAAGATTAAAAGATGTTCGTACACTTTTTATAGAATCAGGGATGTCATCAGACAGCTTGGGCATTATTTCTCAGGGAAAAGTTGATGAAATTCTTAATTCTAAACCGCAGCAACGACGCGGAATTTTTGAAGAAGCTGCGGGTGTGCTTCATTTTAAGCAACAAAAGGAAATAGCCTTAAAGCAGTTAGACAAGACCAATGCGAACTTAATTAGAATTAATGATCTAGTTAAAGAATTGGAAGGTAGAATTGAGCCTCTCCATGAGCAAAGTTCTTTAGCGAAGGAATATAAATTTCAAAAAGATCAGCTTGATCATAAGCTTAAGCAACTCTTAGGTTTAGAAATTGAAAGCTTAAATGAAGAGAAAAAAGCTGTCGCTAAAAAAGCAGCTGCTAATCAAGATATTCTTAATAAGCTGGATGATGAAGTTAAGCAGTCTCAAGCTGATTTAGAAGAAAAACGTAAGCAGTCAAATGAGCGTCATGCTGAAAAAGACGAAAAACAGCAAGAATTGCTATCTTTAACGCAAAAGATTGCTGGCTTGACTACTGATCTTCAAATGCATCAGCAGTCTCGAGAATATGATGTTGCTACGCAAAAAGAATATAAGACTCAAGCTGATGAGTTGAAAGAACGTCAAAAACTATTATTAGATCAACTTGACACTAATCAAAAAGATTTGACTAGTCAGAATAAAGTTCTTGCAGAATTTTTGAAAAAGCAAAAGAATTTAAAGCAAGAATTAAAACAAGGTCCAGAACAATTAAATAATCAACTTGAAAAGGTCCGCTCTGATTATATTCAAACCTTGCAGGATCAAACTAGCAATAATAATGAGATTGTTTATTTAAAAAACGAGCTAACTCGAAGTCAAAAATCAAGTGACAATCGACAACAAGAAGTTGAAGGACAGTTAGCAGATGCAGAACAAGTTCTAGCTGAGTTGAAAAAACAAGGACATGATCTTGTTTTAAAGAGAAAACAATTAAATGAAGAAATCTCAAGTCTTGATCAAAAAATTGCTCAAGAAAGTAATCTTAAGGATCAAAATGAGCAATCTTACTTAAGAGTCAGAAATAATTTACAACAAATTTCTGCTCAAGTAGAAGGTCTAAGGAGAATTAGAGATCGGCATGAAGGTTACTACTATGGCGTTAAGTACGTTTTAAACCATCAAAGTGATTTTCATGGAATTGTTGGTGTTATTGGTGAGTTAATTTCGTTCCCAGCCGAATTAGAAGCTGCTTTGTCGACTGCTCTAGGCGGAGGAGTACAAGATTTAGTAACAATTGATCAAAATAGTGCTAGGGATGCAATTAATTTATTAAAGCGAACTCGTACAGGTCGAGCTACTTTTTTACCGCTTGATGGATTACGTCATAATGAAATAGCTAGTTCTACCTTGAAGTCACTTCAAAGTATTGAAGGCTTTAAAGGCGTAGCAGCAGATTTAGTAACTGCCAAGACTGACGTTGACATTTCTAACGCAATTTCGTATCTTTTGGGAAATGTTTTAGTAGTTGATACGATTGATACAGCTTTGCGAGTACAACGCAGAATTGGTCGTTATTACCGGATTGTTACCTTAGACGGGGATATTATTAGCCCTGGTGGAAGTATGACAGGTGGAACAAGAAATACAAGAAATAATTCTCCACTTGCAACTAATGCCGAAATTGATAAACTCACTGCTCAAATCAAGACTGGAAAAAAAGAATTTGATAAGCTGCAGACTGCGTTAAATGAGTTAAATCAGAAATTAGCTGACTTACAAGCTGATTTAGAAACTAAAAATAATGAATTAACTTCTTTGAATCAAAAGATTAGTGAACAGGCTATCAAGTATGAAAACGAAGAAAAAGAAGTAAAGCGTTTGACTCAGTTAAATGATTTGCAGCAAAAAGCTCAGTTAGAAAAGAAGCAGGAAGAGGCTGAACTTACTGGACGTCTTGAAAAAGAGCAATCTAAGAAAGATAAGCTAGAAAAGCTTGCTCAAGAACAAAGAGCTAAAATGGATCAATTAAAGACCGATTTAGCTGATTTTGATGAAGCTTACCAAAAATTGCAAACTGAATTAAGTAACTTGAATTCTGATTTGGCTGTAGTGAAAAATAAACTTGAAAATATTAACGCGAAAAAGGCTGAATTAGAAGAACAGCTATCAAATACAAATTCTAGACTTAAGGATATTGACGAAAAGATTAAGGCACTTACCTTATCTCAAAATGGACAAAGTGAATCTGAAATCGAAGAGCAAGTTGCTGAGTTAAGTAAGCAGAAAAAGGAAATGCAAGATGCATTAGCCGAAATAAATAAGGATTTAGGTAAATTTGATGCTCAAATAAATAATCTTGATCAGGTAGCAACTAGAAACTATAATTTACGCAAAAATACAGCTGCTGAACAAGAGGAATATTCTGCTAAACTTGGAGAATTGAAATCTCAAATTAATCAAAAACTTGGTACTTTGAGTGAAGAATATTCATTAACTTTTGAAGCAGCCTTGCAATTGTCTAAAGGCCAAAATACAACTGAATTGCGCAAAAAGTTAGAGCGTGAAGTTCACTTACATAAGATGTCTCTTGCAGATATCGGAGAAGTAAACTTAAATTCTATTGAAGAATATGAAGACGTAAAAACTCGTTATGATTTCTTGAATGGACAGCAGACTGACTTATTAAATGCTAGAAAAGATATTGAAGAATCAATGTCTAAACTTGATGATGAAGTGAAGAGTCGTTTTAGTGCAACTTTCCATCAGATAGAAAAGAGCTTTGCTAAGATCTTTCCGATTATGTTTGATGGTGGACATGCAAGATTAGAGTTAACCGATCCAAAGAACTTGCTTGAAACTGGAATTGAAATTATTGCTCAGCCGCCTGGTAAGAAATCGCAAAAATTAACTCTTCTCTCAGGTGGTGAAAGAGCGTTAACTGCAATTACTTTGCTATTCGCAATGCTTCAAGTTAATCCAGTTCCGTTTTGTATTTTGGATGAGGTAGAGGCCGCTTTAGATGAAACTAATGTTGACCGTTTTGCACAATTTTTAAATCACTATGACATGAAAACGCAATTTATTGTTATTACTCACCGTCGCGGAACAATGCAAAAAGCAGATAATTTATATGGAATTGTAATGCAAGAATCTGGAATTTCGAAAGTTTTATCTGTATCGTTGAATGAAATTAAGAAAGAAGTGAATTAG
- a CDS encoding ABC transporter permease, producing the protein MAKDKNTSKKDQNAKTSLPPSGFKIIVREVWRDKVAFVSFCIIVAILLFTFVGSLFLNKSQVTEINIAEAYYAWGESGHVFGTDDGGRDILKLLMMGGRNSILIGLSVTVLCEGVGLLVGLFSGYFGGVTDAIIMRIVDFIQILPQFPIIIVLTTVIPNYNAGTLVLLISMFGWTTTARYFRAFVLSQREREYVLASKTSGSSNLTIIFREVLPNITSALVIDVVLMIAGNIGIETTLSFLGYGLPTTTPSLGTLIGFANDPVNVTTRPWLWLPATILLLIISLSINYVGRALQRAGDARQREN; encoded by the coding sequence ATGGCTAAAGATAAAAATACATCAAAAAAAGATCAAAATGCTAAAACCTCTCTACCACCATCTGGATTTAAGATTATCGTACGTGAGGTTTGGCGTGATAAGGTAGCATTTGTTTCGTTCTGTATTATTGTTGCTATCTTGTTATTCACATTTGTTGGCTCCTTATTCTTAAATAAGAGTCAAGTAACAGAAATTAACATTGCTGAAGCTTATTATGCTTGGGGTGAATCTGGTCACGTCTTTGGTACTGACGACGGTGGTCGTGATATTCTGAAGTTGTTAATGATGGGTGGCCGTAACTCTATTCTAATTGGTCTATCTGTTACTGTTCTTTGTGAAGGTGTTGGACTTTTAGTTGGATTATTCTCTGGATATTTTGGCGGAGTTACAGACGCAATTATCATGCGTATAGTGGACTTCATCCAAATTTTACCGCAATTCCCAATTATCATTGTTTTAACTACTGTTATTCCTAACTACAATGCTGGAACTTTGGTATTATTAATTTCAATGTTTGGATGGACAACAACTGCCAGATACTTCCGTGCCTTTGTTCTGTCGCAGAGAGAGCGTGAATATGTTTTGGCATCAAAGACTTCGGGTTCGTCTAATTTAACGATTATCTTCCGTGAAGTTTTACCTAACATTACTTCTGCTTTGGTTATTGATGTAGTATTGATGATTGCCGGAAACATTGGTATTGAAACTACCTTATCCTTCTTGGGATATGGATTACCAACAACTACACCATCTCTTGGTACTTTAATTGGATTTGCTAATGACCCAGTTAACGTTACTACTCGTCCATGGTTGTGGTTACCAGCAACAATTTTATTATTAATCATCTCATTAAGTATTAACTATGTTGGTCGTGCTCTTCAAAGAGCTGGAGACGCTCGTCAACGTGAAAATTAA
- the rnc gene encoding ribonuclease III has product MVSVAFKKNLKEKYGIKFNNEKLLEDAFTHSSYANEHPGRKDYEKLEFLGDAVLELAVSDYLYRHFPRLNEGELTRMRSNIVRTEGFSEFAIECGFPAEINLGKGEEKAGARKRKTLLEDVFEAFNGALFLDQGMPAVQHFLHLTVYPLIAEGDFNASRDYKTELQERLQVNGPVKIEYQVIAEDESKPSFKVQLLVNGQKVSEGQGRNKKAAEQQAAQAALDKNK; this is encoded by the coding sequence ATGGTTTCAGTAGCTTTTAAAAAGAATTTAAAAGAAAAATATGGAATAAAATTTAATAATGAAAAATTACTTGAAGATGCATTTACTCATTCTTCTTACGCAAATGAACATCCCGGAAGAAAAGACTATGAAAAACTAGAGTTTTTGGGGGATGCTGTTCTTGAATTAGCAGTTTCAGATTATTTATACCGTCATTTTCCAAGATTAAACGAAGGTGAATTAACGAGAATGCGTTCAAATATTGTTAGAACAGAAGGATTTTCTGAGTTTGCGATTGAATGCGGATTTCCAGCAGAAATTAATCTTGGTAAGGGAGAAGAAAAAGCTGGTGCTAGAAAAAGAAAAACACTTCTTGAAGATGTATTTGAAGCCTTCAACGGCGCTCTCTTCTTAGATCAAGGGATGCCAGCTGTACAGCACTTCTTGCATTTAACGGTTTATCCTTTAATTGCTGAAGGTGACTTTAATGCTTCACGTGACTATAAGACTGAACTTCAAGAGCGTTTACAAGTAAATGGACCAGTTAAGATTGAATATCAAGTAATAGCTGAGGATGAATCAAAGCCATCCTTTAAAGTTCAGTTGCTAGTAAACGGGCAAAAAGTTTCTGAAGGTCAAGGACGTAATAAAAAGGCTGCCGAGCAGCAAGCAGCTCAAGCAGCATTAGATAAAAATAAATAA
- the ftsY gene encoding signal recognition particle-docking protein FtsY: protein MGLFDKIKKSLFGHKDEDQEEKDENTAVEESTEEDQNSETNIETEDTNDEAETDLTDSEEASEAEEKDNSNETPGWNDAGSAFEEIQNEVEEKTTKSELENDQPEEEQVEDHTSQEETEEEEKVEESTETDSEESSDEDEQERYDKGLEKTNHSFGARLNAFFAKFRTVDEDFFDDLEDLLIESDVGFETAEQLTDSLRDEAKLQNAKSHDALKQVIVEKLVDIYDKGGEGKDSKLADDPNEKPNVYLFVGVNGAGKTTTIGKLAKRIKDSGKSVMMVAADTFRAGAVEQLVEWGRRDGVEVVTGPEKADPASVVYDGVKKAKDRGIDFLLVDTAGRLQNKVNLMSELDKIKRTIKKILPDQPNEVLLVLDGSTGQNALLQAKDFDKTTKLTGLVLTKLDGSSKGGVVLAIRNEMDLPVKLVGLGEKVDDLANFDAEKFAIGLFQGLI from the coding sequence GTGGGATTATTTGATAAAATCAAGAAATCTCTTTTTGGTCATAAAGACGAAGATCAAGAAGAAAAAGATGAAAATACAGCTGTTGAAGAATCTACTGAAGAAGATCAAAATTCTGAGACAAATATTGAAACTGAAGACACAAATGATGAGGCAGAAACTGATCTAACAGATTCAGAAGAAGCTAGCGAAGCTGAAGAAAAAGATAATTCTAATGAAACACCAGGGTGGAATGATGCTGGTAGTGCTTTTGAAGAAATTCAAAATGAAGTAGAAGAAAAAACAACTAAATCTGAACTCGAAAATGATCAGCCTGAAGAAGAGCAAGTGGAAGACCATACTTCTCAAGAAGAAACTGAAGAAGAGGAGAAAGTAGAAGAATCTACTGAAACAGATTCAGAAGAAAGCTCAGACGAAGACGAGCAAGAGCGCTATGATAAGGGCTTAGAGAAGACTAACCATTCATTCGGTGCCCGTTTGAATGCATTTTTTGCTAAGTTTAGAACAGTCGATGAGGACTTTTTTGATGATCTTGAAGACTTGTTAATTGAGTCAGATGTTGGCTTTGAAACTGCTGAACAATTGACTGATTCTTTGAGGGATGAAGCGAAACTTCAAAATGCAAAAAGTCACGACGCCTTAAAACAGGTCATTGTCGAAAAACTAGTTGATATTTATGATAAAGGCGGCGAAGGTAAGGATTCAAAATTAGCAGATGATCCGAACGAAAAACCCAATGTTTACTTGTTTGTTGGAGTTAACGGTGCAGGTAAAACCACGACAATTGGTAAATTAGCTAAGCGAATCAAAGATTCAGGCAAGTCTGTTATGATGGTAGCTGCTGATACCTTTAGAGCTGGGGCTGTAGAGCAACTAGTTGAATGGGGCAGACGTGATGGTGTTGAAGTAGTAACTGGTCCTGAAAAAGCTGATCCAGCTTCTGTAGTTTACGATGGTGTTAAAAAGGCTAAGGATAGAGGAATTGATTTCCTATTAGTTGATACTGCTGGTCGTCTTCAAAACAAAGTAAACTTAATGAGCGAGCTTGATAAGATTAAGCGTACAATAAAGAAAATTTTGCCAGATCAACCTAATGAAGTTCTTTTAGTTCTTGATGGTTCAACTGGTCAAAATGCTTTACTTCAGGCAAAGGATTTCGATAAAACTACTAAGCTTACAGGATTAGTTTTAACTAAACTTGATGGCTCCTCTAAAGGTGGAGTGGTTTTAGCAATTAGAAATGAAATGGATTTGCCAGTTAAGTTAGTCGGTTTGGGAGAAAAAGTTGATGATTTAGCAAACTTTGATGCAGAAAAATTTGCAATCGGTCTCTTCCAAGGATTAATCTAA
- a CDS encoding oligopeptide ABC transporter substrate-binding protein, producing the protein MKKGKLISTLTLLSGVALTLAACGNNSNNNNSHPNFKESTPKKTIKDGGSVSVAVVTDTPFTGIFNDELSTNNTDSEVMQYGDESLFATNDTYKYVKGGAADIKINKNAKTATITINPKVKWSDGQPLVAKDYEYAYEIIANKATHSQRYTSSLAELEGLQEYHDGKSDTISGIEMPDGENGRTVVLHFKEMKPGMNQSGNGYIWEAAAPYHYLKDVPFDKLISSNKIRKNPLFYGPYKVNKVVRGQSVSWVPNKYYYKGKPHLNKITASVITPASVAQSIKSNKFDVTQVSNSQWPNIKGTKGVNFIANIPLSYSYLGFKVGKWDAAKGENVMNKDAKMNNKSLRQAIAYGMNVDQVYKRYSYGLSFRIPTLIPKQFGDYFDKNVKGYTYNIKKGNELLDKAGYKKKGTYRVQPNGKPLTIRLAAMTGSKVQEPIIQNYIQQWKKMGLNVKLTSGRLMEMNSFYDKVQNDSKDVDMFIGAWSLSSEPSPQDLYGAKAPFNYSRFVTKENTDLLNDIDSQKAFNNSYRVKKFHQWQAYMDKEAYVVPVANSYNIYAINNKLTGYSLAPSKSMGGGFPNWYYVGYAK; encoded by the coding sequence ATGAAGAAAGGCAAATTAATTAGCACATTAACTTTGCTTTCAGGCGTAGCTTTAACGCTAGCAGCTTGTGGTAATAATAGCAATAATAACAATAGTCATCCTAACTTTAAGGAGTCTACTCCTAAGAAAACCATTAAAGATGGTGGTAGCGTTAGTGTTGCTGTAGTTACTGATACACCTTTTACTGGTATTTTTAACGATGAATTATCAACTAATAATACAGACTCAGAAGTTATGCAATATGGTGATGAATCATTGTTTGCTACGAATGATACTTATAAGTATGTTAAGGGCGGAGCTGCTGATATTAAAATTAATAAGAATGCAAAAACTGCAACTATTACAATTAATCCTAAAGTTAAATGGTCAGATGGTCAGCCACTAGTTGCTAAAGATTATGAATATGCCTATGAAATTATTGCTAATAAGGCAACTCATTCTCAACGCTACACTTCAAGTTTAGCTGAACTTGAAGGATTACAAGAATATCATGATGGAAAATCTGATACTATTTCTGGTATTGAAATGCCAGATGGTGAAAATGGACGTACCGTGGTACTTCACTTTAAAGAAATGAAGCCCGGTATGAACCAAAGTGGTAACGGTTATATTTGGGAAGCAGCAGCTCCTTACCATTACTTAAAAGATGTTCCGTTTGATAAACTTATCTCAAGTAATAAGATCCGTAAGAATCCATTATTCTATGGTCCTTACAAAGTAAACAAGGTAGTTCGTGGACAATCTGTTTCATGGGTTCCAAATAAGTATTACTACAAGGGTAAACCACACTTAAATAAGATTACTGCTTCTGTAATTACACCTGCTTCAGTTGCTCAATCAATTAAGAGCAATAAGTTTGATGTAACTCAAGTAAGTAACTCACAGTGGCCAAATATCAAGGGAACTAAAGGAGTTAACTTTATTGCTAACATTCCACTTTCATATAGTTACTTGGGCTTTAAAGTTGGTAAATGGGATGCTGCAAAAGGCGAAAACGTAATGAATAAAGATGCTAAGATGAACAATAAATCATTACGTCAAGCTATTGCTTATGGTATGAATGTTGACCAAGTTTATAAGAGATATTCATATGGTCTGTCATTTAGAATTCCAACTTTGATTCCAAAGCAATTTGGAGATTACTTCGATAAAAATGTTAAAGGCTACACTTATAACATTAAGAAGGGTAATGAATTACTTGATAAAGCTGGCTATAAGAAGAAGGGTACTTATCGTGTACAACCAAATGGTAAACCTTTAACTATTCGTTTGGCTGCTATGACAGGTAGCAAGGTTCAAGAGCCAATCATTCAAAACTATATCCAGCAGTGGAAGAAGATGGGCTTAAACGTTAAATTAACTAGCGGTCGTTTAATGGAAATGAACTCCTTCTACGATAAGGTTCAAAATGATTCTAAAGACGTGGATATGTTTATTGGAGCATGGTCACTTTCATCAGAACCTTCACCGCAAGATTTGTACGGTGCTAAAGCTCCATTTAACTACAGTAGATTTGTAACTAAAGAAAACACTGATTTGTTAAATGACATTGATTCCCAAAAGGCATTTAATAATAGCTACAGAGTTAAGAAGTTCCACCAATGGCAAGCATATATGGACAAAGAAGCTTATGTAGTTCCAGTTGCAAATAGTTACAATATTTATGCTATTAACAATAAGTTGACTGGTTACTCGTTAGCTCCATCTAAGAGTATGGGTGGTGGATTCCCTAACTGGTACTATGTTGGTTATGCAAAATAA
- a CDS encoding oligopeptide ABC transporter substrate-binding protein, whose translation MKKAKLFGSLTLLSGVALTLAACGNNSNSKVDNPTKSFKEATPKKAVKKGGTVSVALETDTPITGVFLNELSDTQNDSDAMAPGNEALFDTDDTYQINDKGPATLKLDNKNKTATITVKKGVKWSDGKQVTAKDIEYSYEIIANKATKSSRYTESLQNIVGLSEYHDGKSNTISGIEMPDGENGRTVVLHFKEMKPGMKFSGNGYFWETAAPYHYLKDVPFNKLQSSDQVRKNPLFFGPYKMSKVVRGQAVTFVPNKYYWRGTPKLDKVTIQVLNPNSASQAIKSHKYDIAGVVNSQWKNVANTDNVNWIANIPLSYSYLGFKVGKWDAAKGENVMNKDAKMNNKALRQAIAYGMNISAVTKRYTNGLTFHIPTLIPEQFGKYYDKNVKGYDYNIKKGNEILDKAGYKKKGKYRVQPNGKPLTIRLAAMTGNSTQEPIIQNYIQQWKKLGLNVKLTGGRLMEMNSFYDKVQNDSKDVDMFMGAWTLSSEPSPNDLYSVKAPYNFSRFVTAKNTKLLQEMDSEKAFNTNYRVKKFHEWQKYMNDEAYVVPVSNNYNVNAVNSKITGYSLKPSAANSLWYNVGIAK comes from the coding sequence ATGAAGAAAGCCAAACTATTTGGAAGTTTAACTTTACTTTCTGGTGTTGCTTTAACATTAGCAGCATGTGGTAACAATTCAAATTCAAAAGTAGATAACCCAACTAAAAGCTTTAAAGAAGCTACTCCTAAGAAAGCTGTTAAAAAGGGCGGTACCGTTAGTGTAGCTCTTGAAACTGATACTCCAATTACTGGTGTATTTTTAAACGAACTTTCAGATACTCAAAATGACTCCGATGCAATGGCTCCAGGTAACGAAGCATTATTTGATACTGATGATACTTATCAAATTAATGACAAGGGTCCTGCAACCTTAAAATTAGATAATAAAAATAAAACAGCTACTATTACTGTTAAAAAAGGCGTTAAGTGGTCTGATGGTAAGCAAGTAACTGCTAAGGATATTGAATATTCTTACGAAATTATTGCTAATAAAGCTACGAAATCTTCTCGTTATACTGAATCACTTCAAAATATCGTTGGCTTAAGTGAATATCATGATGGAAAATCTAATACCATTTCAGGTATTGAAATGCCAGATGGTGAAAATGGTAGAACTGTAGTACTTCACTTTAAAGAAATGAAACCTGGTATGAAATTTAGTGGTAATGGTTACTTCTGGGAAACTGCAGCTCCATACCACTACTTAAAGGATGTTCCATTTAATAAGTTACAATCCTCTGACCAAGTAAGAAAGAATCCGTTATTCTTTGGTCCTTACAAGATGAGTAAAGTGGTTCGTGGTCAAGCCGTAACCTTTGTACCTAACAAGTATTACTGGAGAGGTACTCCCAAGTTAGATAAAGTTACTATTCAAGTTTTGAATCCTAACTCTGCTTCTCAAGCTATTAAGAGTCACAAGTATGATATTGCTGGTGTTGTTAACTCTCAATGGAAGAATGTTGCTAATACTGACAATGTTAACTGGATCGCAAATATTCCATTGTCTTACAGCTACTTAGGCTTTAAAGTAGGTAAGTGGGATGCTGCAAAGGGCGAAAATGTAATGAACAAGGATGCCAAGATGAATAACAAGGCATTACGTCAAGCTATTGCATATGGTATGAATATCTCCGCTGTAACTAAGCGTTACACTAACGGTTTAACTTTCCATATTCCAACTTTAATTCCAGAACAATTTGGTAAATATTACGACAAGAATGTTAAAGGCTATGACTACAATATCAAGAAGGGTAATGAAATTCTTGACAAGGCGGGATACAAGAAGAAGGGTAAGTACCGTGTACAACCAAATGGTAAGCCTTTAACTATTCGTTTAGCTGCGATGACTGGTAACTCTACTCAAGAACCAATCATTCAAAACTACATTCAACAATGGAAGAAGTTAGGTTTGAATGTTAAGTTAACTGGTGGCCGTTTGATGGAAATGAACTCCTTCTACGACAAGGTTCAAAACGACTCTAAAGATGTTGATATGTTCATGGGTGCATGGACATTATCATCAGAACCATCACCAAATGACTTGTACAGTGTAAAGGCTCCTTACAACTTCAGTCGTTTTGTAACTGCTAAGAATACTAAGCTGCTTCAAGAAATGGATTCTGAGAAAGCATTTAATACCAACTATCGTGTCAAGAAATTCCACGAATGGCAAAAGTATATGAATGATGAAGCTTATGTTGTTCCTGTATCTAACAATTACAATGTGAATGCTGTTAACAGTAAAATTACTGGCTACTCATTGAAGCCTTCAGCAGCAAACAGCCTTTGGTACAACGTTGGAATTGCTAAATAA